The Persephonella sp. genome segment ATATTTAGGTCTTTTTTTTTTACAGATTATACAGGTTCTTACCGGCTTATTCTCCTGCTCTCGGTAATTGTTGTAATCTTTCAAAATCTTCCTCGCTTAGTATATCTATATGCCAGCCTGTAAGTTTGTGGGCTAATTTTGCGTTTATTCCTCCTTTTCCTATAGCAAGAGATAGTTCATTTCTTGGGACAGCTACTTCTATTCTCTTTTCATCTTCCAGTAATCTCCATTTTGTTGGTTTTGCAGGGGATAATGCTCTCATCACAAATACTGCCGGGTCAGGATCCCATTGAATTACATCTATTTTTTCTCCTGATAGTTCATTTGTAACATTTTGAATTCTACTTCCTTTTAAACCAACAACCACACCAACAGGGTCTATATTTTTGTCCTTAGAATAAACAGCAACTTTTGCCCTTTCTCCCGGTTCTCTGGCAATAGCTTTTATTTCTATTTCTCCTTCCTGTATCTCTGGAACCTCAATTTCAAGTAGTTTTCCAAGGAAGTTTGGATGGGTTCTTGAAAGTATAACAAGTGGTTTATCCCTATCTATTGGGTGTATATATCTTTTTACTCTACCTTTTTCATATACCGGGAATGAGCCATCTTTTATAACTTTTAGAATAAGTGCTCTTATTCTGTCTCCTATTTTATATTTTTCTTTTTTAATCTGTTCTTCTTCTGGTAAAATTGCTTCTACTCTACCAAGGTCTACAATAATATCTCCGTTTTCAAATCTTCTAACTGTTCCGGTAACCACTTTACCTTCTAAATCTTTGAATTCTTTAAATAGTATATTTTTCTCAACTTTTGCAACTTTATGGGTAATAACTTCCTTTGCAGCATTTAGGGCTATTCTTCCTAAATCCTCAAGGCTGAGGGGAACATCTATATACTTTCCTATATCTGCATTTGGGTCATATTTTTTTGCTTCTTCAAGGGTTATATCCCTTTTGGGATTTTCTATAAATGGGGAAACTCTTTTTCTAAGATATACCTTTAGCTCGTCATTTTCTTTATCAAAAACTACCCTAACGTTATCTCTATATCCGTACTCTTTTTGAACAGCTGTTTTTATCCCATCTATAAGTGCCTTTTCTATAATATCTTCAGGCACATTTTTTTCTTTTGCTACTGCTTCTATTACATTTTTTAGTTTTACCGGCATTTTATCTCTCTCCGTCTAATTTAAACTCTAAATTTGTTTTTGATATTTTTTCCAGAGGTATTTTTATTATTTCTCCCTCTGTTTCTAAAAGGACATTATCGTCCTCTAACCCCTGTAAAACCCCCTCATAAACATTCTTACCCTCTTCTATCGGCTCAGATAAAACTATCTTTACATCTCTACCTTTGAAAATGTCATACTCTTCTTTATTTTTTAGTTTTCTATCAAGTCCCGGCGATGAGACTTCTAATATATAGGAAACAGGTATTAAATCCTCTATATCCAGTAATGCTCCTATTCTGCGGCTAATCCATTCACAGTCTTCTATACTTGTTCCTTCTGGATTATAAACATATATACGTAAAACAGGCTTTCCTGCTGTTATATACTCAACATCAACCAGTTTTAAACCCCTTTCCTCAATAAGAGGCTGTAAAAGTTCCTTCACCCTTTCAATAATCTGTTCTTTCAAATCTACATTACCCCAAATTAATTTTTTCAGGATTAAATATAAGAATTTTGTAGGGAAATTTCAAAGGATTAGAGGGAAAGTACCTCTTCCTCTTTTTGCTCGGCCAATTGATTAATCTGTTGTATATATTTATCTGTTATTTTTTGGAGTTGTTCTAAAGCTTTTTTAACTTCGTCTTCAGAAAATCCTTCTTTTTTGAGTTCTTCAAGTCTTTCTTTATCATCTCTTCTGACATTTCTAACAGCAATACGGGCTTCTTCAGCAAGTTTACCTATAAATTTAACTATTTCTTTTCTTCT includes the following:
- the nusA gene encoding transcription termination factor NusA; amino-acid sequence: MPVKLKNVIEAVAKEKNVPEDIIEKALIDGIKTAVQKEYGYRDNVRVVFDKENDELKVYLRKRVSPFIENPKRDITLEEAKKYDPNADIGKYIDVPLSLEDLGRIALNAAKEVITHKVAKVEKNILFKEFKDLEGKVVTGTVRRFENGDIIVDLGRVEAILPEEEQIKKEKYKIGDRIRALILKVIKDGSFPVYEKGRVKRYIHPIDRDKPLVILSRTHPNFLGKLLEIEVPEIQEGEIEIKAIAREPGERAKVAVYSKDKNIDPVGVVVGLKGSRIQNVTNELSGEKIDVIQWDPDPAVFVMRALSPAKPTKWRLLEDEKRIEVAVPRNELSLAIGKGGINAKLAHKLTGWHIDILSEEDFERLQQLPRAGE
- the rimP gene encoding ribosome maturation factor RimP, with amino-acid sequence MKEQIIERVKELLQPLIEERGLKLVDVEYITAGKPVLRIYVYNPEGTSIEDCEWISRRIGALLDIEDLIPVSYILEVSSPGLDRKLKNKEEYDIFKGRDVKIVLSEPIEEGKNVYEGVLQGLEDDNVLLETEGEIIKIPLEKISKTNLEFKLDGER